The DNA segment GTAAGCTGTGACAACAAGAATTATCAGGATTTGGAGGAATTGGGCATTGATGAAATCTATGCTTTGATGAGAGAGGGAAAGATGCTTTCCACATCTCTGCCTTCACTTGGGAAAATAGAGGAGCTGTTTCAAAATCTGAAGCAGCAGGGATATGAAATGATTTTTGCTGTGCCGATCTGCAGCGGCCTGAGCGGTACCATCAATGCGATGGAGATGATCGCAAGGCAGCTGGGTATAGTCTTTGATTATGTAGACTGCCATGTAACTGCTGTTGTACAGGAGTATATGATTAAACTGGCAAAGCAGCTGCATGAAGCAGGGAAGAGTATAGAACAAATCAAGGAGGTGCTGACACGGATCATTCACACCACCAATACGATTCTTCTGCCAAATGACCTGCAGCATCTGAAACGCGGGGGACGGCTGACACCGCTTGCGGCAACTCTGGGAGGCTTACTGAAAATCAAACCGATTTTGAAAATCAATGAGGAGACCAGTGGTAAAATCGACGTGCTGGACAAGGTACGTACGATGCACAAGGCAATGGACCGCGTTATCGAAATCATGAAAAATGAGCATGTGGATGATTCCTATCTGATCACGGTGGCTCATGCGGATGATGAAAGTGAAGCCGAAGTTTATATGGATAAGCTGAAGCAGGCATTTCCTAATGCAACGCATCAGATTATTAAGCTTGTCAGTGTTGTAGGTGTTCATACCGGACGCGGATGCCAGGCTGTACAGTATTTTAAACAGATCAAGGAATAACGAAACGGTATTTTCAACAAGGATAAGGTATGCAGTCTGTGATGCTGATTCCAGACAGACAAATAGCGGCATGAAAAATGTTGAAACCATTTAACTCTTAACGAAATGCAATCGTAAAAAGCAGATTGCCATGCTTCTTACCCATAAACGGATACAAATATCCATAACGAAAAGAAGAAGGAAATCTCCATAATTTTAGTAAATAGGAGCTTCCTTCTTCTTTATATTTTTATATGATGCAATCGTACATGCTGCAATTTCTATTCCTGTATAAGCATTTTAAAATCTGCCTGCTTTTTCATTTAACATAATAGGGCTTGATACAGAATAATGAAGCATTCTGCTTCTTTATCTTCCGTGATGATGCCCCTTTTGCATTTGCTGTCCATGGCAGCCTTCCGGAACAGCGGAAGGATCATAGCGTTCCAATAAAGCATAGAGCTGCTTCATGCTCAGCTTTTGCAGGTCTTCCACATTCTTCGTATCATCAAACGTCAGAATTTCGTCAATCACACGATATTTTCCTCCTGACATGTGGTGCTGCTGTGCTTCATGATGTGTTTCCTCATCCAGGTGCGCGCAATGAAACTGATTTTGCGGCAGGGACTGCTCCAGATACCGGTTGATATCCTGTTCCAAGGCGAATGCCGTATCGCTGTTTTTAGAATAGACACTGACCTCCAGAAACCCTTTTTTCATATATGCAGAAAACTGTTCATTTTCCAGCAGCATCCCCAGCGCATCATTGAGCTGCTCACCCTTTAAATGCAGCTGCTGAAGCAGTTGATCTGCATCCTTGTTGTAGGCTGTCACTTCGATTACCCTCTGCTGTTCATCGAGCTTCCATTCCATGCTGGGATTGATATCCAGTGTTACATAGCTGTACGCTGCCAAAGCAGGAGAAGGCTTTACTGAAGGATTGGATTTCACCATATTCCAGGGCTGAAGAATCATAACCAGAAGGCAGGTAACACAGACTGTCAGAGCCGTCACGATACCGGTTCTTTTTCTTCTGTTTCTTTGCTTTATGACATTTTGAAGTGTTTTTTGTTTGATTTCTTCACTGGCATGAATGCCGTCAAATTCATCGAAAATCATCAAGCTCACCTCCCAGTATTTCCCGCAGTGCTTCTTTGCCCCTTTTCAGCCAAGTATGTATTGTATTCTCTTTTTTTCCTTTGATTTCAGATATTTCCCGTACCTTATAGCCTTCATAATAAAACAGATACAGGACATCCCGGTAATGTGGAGGGAGCTGGTTTAACGCATCCAGCAAATAAGCAGAAGTAGTAAGGGTACTGCCACAGGCTTCCACATCAGTCTGTAAATCTACATGTTTATGGAACCATCCGCGAAATCTCTCCCTGCATGCATTCATCGTTACCTTTAACAGCCATGCCTTCTCATGCTCGCGGTCACGAAACGGAGCACTTTGTGCATATTTCAGAAAGACTGTCTGAAATACATCCTCTGCATCTGCTCGCTGCTTCATATGCAGAACACAAATTTTCTGCACCATATCCGCATACAGCTCTATGGCATTTTGTATTTCCTCTTCACTTTTCATACCGTTATCATCCCTCTATGCCTCCATTATACAGGAAATCCTGTATATTTGTGTAGTCCTACCTTCCGTGATGCCCGTTTCCGTGGTGCATACCCTGTCCGCCTTCACCGCCATGGTGATAGCCCTGTCTGCTGTTATTGCAATCTTCACCAAATGAATGATTCCCATTGCAATTTTCATTGTGCTGATGTGTGCCATCACAATTCTCATGGTAAGGGCAGCCAGGGACTGCTGGGCTCGTTGTATCTGTGCGCTGTACCGGTGTTGATGTAGGTAGCTCTGTGGCTGCCTGATTGGAAACAGCTGTATTTGTATTCACAGCTGTACCTGACTGTGCTGCAGTCTTAGCATAGGAAGCTGAAGCCGCTGCCTTTTGCTTCTGTGTAGCCTCTGCCTGCCGCTTTTCAGCAGCAGCTTTCGCCGCCTGCTGTTCCTGCAATGTGCGTATGCACTCATGTGCTGTATGATGCATGCCGGAGTGATTACCTCCGCAAACATAAGCTGTATCCTGTGCATGAATCTGTGTTCCGACACCTGCGGCAATTCCTGCCATCAACAGTGCGGTTACTATGGTTTTCTTTTTCATATATTCATTTCCTCCTGGTTGTTTACACCTATAACATGCAGCATACCTAAAAAAACTTTCAAAAGATTTTATTTTTTTCAAATTTTTTAGATCTGCTGTCAATTCAGGCTTATGGGCTTCTCAAACAATACCAGTAAAAAGAATACCGGATATAGCAGTAAGCGCACATATGCTTGTTTCATTGCAGCCTGCTTCCCTGCTGCTTTTGTATAGGAATTGGACTTTAAATATACAAAACGGCAGTAGAAACCGTGTCTAAAAAACGCTTAAAGCCACGCACTGCTTTACACCTTCTGCTGTTATTTATCGTGGATACTTTGTAAAAAAACTTTATGTTTTTCATGCATAGGAATGCCTGATAGTGAAATTCCTACAAAAAAGATGCGAAATCTTAGGCTTTTTCGGGAATACTAATGTATAATAATATGGTACGTTTGGAGGTAATGATTATGAATCATGACTATATAGACATTAAAGGCGCAAGAGAAAACAACCTGAAAAACATCGACATCCGTATTCCAAGAGATAAATTTGTCATCATGACCGGGGTTTCCGGTTCCGGCAAAACCTCTCTGGCATTTGATACGGTCTATGCAGAGGGACAGCGGCGGTATGTGGAATCGCTGAGTGCTTATGCACGCCAGTTTCTTGGCAACAGCGAAAAGCCGGATGTGGATTCCATTGAGGGACTTTCCCCGTCGATTTCCATCGATCAGAAAACAACCAGCAACAATCCCCGTTCCACTGTTGGAACAGTAACAGAGATATATGATTACTTACGACTTTTGTACGCGAGAATCGGTGTTCCTTACTGTCCGACGCACAACGAGCCCATCACATCCCAGACAATTAAGCAGATGGTGGACCGCATCATGGAAATTGAGGATAAAACCCGTTTAACCATCCTGTCTCCGGCCGTTCACGGGAAAAAGGGAACACACAAGGATTTGTTTGAACACCTTCGCAAGGAGGGCTATATCCGAGTCCGTGTAGATGGTGAGATGAAGCTTCTGGAAGATGTAGAGGCACTGGAAAAAAATAAAAAGCATAATATAGATGTTGTCGTGGATCGCATTGTCAAAGGAAATGACCGTTCTCGTCTGCATGATTCCCTGGAAACAGCCCTGAAGCTGAGTGATGGTCTGGCAGTTGTTACATATAATGAGGAGGAGATTCTGTTCTCCAGCAATTATTCCTGTAAATACTGCGGCTTTAATATACCGAAGCTGGAGCCGCGGCTGTTCTCCTTTAATGCCCCGTTTGGCGCATGTGATCATTGTAAGGGACTGGGAATTACACAAAAGGTGGATGTGGATTATCTGATTCCGGATCGCAGTAAGTCAATTCGTCAGGGCGGTATCATTTACTATAAGAATATTGTAGGAACAGAAAATCTGGAATGGCAGCGGTTTAAGGCGTTGCTTGACTATTATAAAATTGATATCGACAAACCAATTAAGGAATTGAAAAAGAGTGAGCTGGATATTTTACTGTACGGCTCCAAGGATTTAATTTCTTACCGTCTGGCAAGCCGCAGCGGCAATGTCATGAAGAAAACGGAATTTATCGAGGGTGTTTGTACCCTGATTGAGCGCCGGTATATGGAAACAAGCTCCACGATGTCCAGAGAATGGTATGCAACCTTCCTGGCAGAAGCTCCATGTCCGGTCTGTGGTGGACGCCGTTTGAATGAGCAGGCATTGAGTGTGCGTGTTGGTGGCATCAATATCTATGAATGGACAACCATGTCTGTCAAGCAGGCAATCGAATTTATGAAAACGCTGGAGCTGACACAGCAGCAGAAGGATATCGCCAAGCTAATTTTGAAGGAAATCAGTGATCGTTTGGGCTTCCTGAACAATGTCGGTCTGGGCTATCTGACGCTGGATCGTCTGGCAGGCTCCTTATCCGGTGGAGAAGCACAGCGAATTCGTCTGGCTACCCAGATTGGCTCCCGTTTAAGCGGTGTGCTCTATGTACTGGATGAGCCGAGTATCGGTCTGCATCAGCGCGATAATGACCGCCTGATCGACACATTAAAAAATATGCGTGATCTGGGAAATTCTTTGATTGTCGTAGAGCATGATGAGGATACGATGCGCGCCAGCGATTACGTCATTGATATCGGGCCGGGGGCAGGCATCCATGGCGGACATGTTGTGGCGGCCGGTACACCAGAGGAGGTCATGGCGAATGAAAATTCTCTGACTGGCCAGTATCTGAGCGGTAAACGAAAAATTGAAATCCCTGCAAAGCGGCGCAAGGGGAATGGAAAGAAGCTGGAAATTGTTGGAGCCAGTGAAAATAATCTGAAAAACGTCAATGTGAAAATACCTCTGGGAACCCTGACAGTGGTGACCGGCGTCAGCGGAAGCGGAAAATCCTCTCTTGTTAATGAGGTGCTGAGCAAGGGGGTTATGCATGCGCTGGGAAGAACAAGAATCCGTCCAGGAAAGCATAAAAGAATCAAGGGAATCGAGCATATTGATAAGCTGATTGATATTTCCCAGGATCCGATCGGAAGGACGCCGCGAAGCAATCCGGCGACCTATACCGGCGTGTTTGACGATATCCGTGACCTGTATACACAGACACCGGAGGCAAAAATGCGCGGCTATGAAAAGGGACGCTTCTCTTTCAATGTGAAGGGCGGTCGCTGTGAAGCCTGTCAGGGAGATGGTATCCTGCGGATTTCCATGCATTTTTTACCGGATGTTTATGTGCCATGTGAGGAATGCGGTGGAAAGCGATACAATGAGGAAACCTTGCAGGTCACCTATAAAGGAAAGAATATTTATGATGTTCTGGAAATGAGTGTAGAGGAAGCGATTGACTTTTTCTCCAATATGCATAAAATTAAACATAAGCTGCAGACGCTGAAGGATGTCGGACTGGGCTACATTAAGCTGGGACAGAGTGCAACCTCCTTATCCGGCGGTGAGGCACAGCGTGTCAAGCTGGCAAGCGAGCTGCAGAGAAAAGCTACCGGAAAAACGCTGTTTATCCTGGATGAGCCGACAACCGGTCTGCATACCCATGATGTGAAAAAGCTGCTGGAGGTATTGCAGCGAATCGTGGAAAACGGAGATACCGTTATCGTGATTGAGCATAATCTGGATGTTATCAAAAGTGCGGATTATATCATTGATATCGGGCCGGAAGGCGGAGATGAGGGCGGAACGATCATTGCGAGCGGAACACCGGAACAAATCGTCAAGGTGGAAAACAGCTATACCGGTCAGTATCTGAAAAAGGTACTGGAGAAAGGATAAAGCATATGGAAGAACAGAATACCGTTAAGGTCAGAACGCTCGTCGAGAATTTTGACTTTATACAGATAACCGGTAATGATGCTTCTTTGGAGCGTCCTATCGTCATAGCGGATACCAACCGCCCCGGTCTGGAGCTGGCCGGCTATTTTGAAAATTCCCAGCAAAAGCGTCTGGTAATCCTCGGTGATAAGGAAATCGCCTATATCTCGACCATGAGTGTCCAGAAGCAGCGCAAATCCTTTGATTTTATCACAAATGACCAAACGCCGGCAATCATCATTACCAAGGGACATAAATGCCCGGATGTATTAAAGCGTTATGGAAAACGGAAAAACTTCCCCATCTTTTTATCAAGCTCACCTACCTATCGTCTGATTGTCGATATCGTCGCATTTCTGGATGAGCAGCTGGCCACCAGTATGTGCATTCACGGCGGCTTGCTTTCTATATATGGAAAAGGCGTGCTGATTCGCGGTGAGAGCGGTATGGGAAAGAGTGAGATCGCACTGGAGCTGATCAAACGCGGCCATCTTCTTGTCGCGGATGACCGTGTGGACTGTTATCGTATTCATAATAAAATCGTCGGTAAGGCACCGGAGCTGTTAAGGGAGATGCTGGAAATACGGGGAATCGGCGTGATTAACGTATCCCGTATGTTTGGTGTAAGCTCTGTATTGCCGAAAGCAGAAATCAACTTTCAGGTCAACCTGGAGCCGTGGAAAGCGGATCAGGACTATGACCGTGTTGGTATTGAAGAAAAGAAGCATGAAAATATTCTGGGCATCGATATACCGAAAATCGTTGTACCGGTACGTGAAGGCCGTTCCATGGCAGTCATTATTGAATCTGCGGTGACAAATTATATGTTATCCGTTATGGGGATGGACAGTGCCAAGGAATTTGAGCAGCGTGTCCTGGACTATATTGAAAAGAACAAGAATGAACAATAGGAGGCCTTTATGAACTTTTTTCCCGATTTTAAAACTGTTTTAACGATTGGCTCCCTGCAGGTCACATGGTATGCCGTGCTGATTCTGTCGGGTGCCTTTCTGGCATATTTTCTGTCCCTTCGTCAATTCAAAAAATGGGGCTATAAGGAAGAGGTATTTGAAAATTTCTTTCTAATGATGCTGCCGATTGCCATCATCGGTGCTCGTCTGTATTATGTTGCCTTTGAATGGAATACTTTGTATGCGGCAGACCCGATCCGTATCTTCTATATATGGGAGGGCGGTCTGGCAATTCATGGCGGTGTGATTGCAGGAACGATTTTCGGATGGTTTTATTTCCATCATTATCAGTATAACGGTTTACGGCTTTTGGATGTGATATTTCCAAATATGATGCTTGCCCAAGCAATCGGCCGCTGGGGGAATTTTATGAATCAGGAAGCCTATGGCGGTGTAGTAAATGCCAGCTTCTATGATCATTTTCCATCCTTTATCCGTGATCATATGTATATCGATGGTGCGTTCCGTCAGCCTACCTTTTTATATGAAAGTGTCGGTAACCTGATCGGCTTCTTTCTGATTACGGTTGTCTATAAGAAATACGGCAGAAAAAAGCGCGGAGATTTGGCTTTTGCCTATCTGGCTTGGTATGGTATGATCCGTTTCTTTATCGAAGGAATGCGTACGGATTCGCTCATGCTGGGCGGTTTACGTATTGCACAGCTGGTATCCCTGCTGGGTGTTTTGATCGGTATCCTTGGCATTCTCGGCGTGTGGGACAGGCTGTTTAAAAATATCTATCCGTTTAAAAAGCATAAACCGGCGGTTATTTTTGATTTGGACGGTACACTGGTGGATACAAAGGAGCTGATTTACAAATCCTTTGAGCATACCTTTGCACAATATAAGCCAGGCTATGTATTAAGCGAGGAGGAAAAGCAGTCCTTTCTCGGGCCAACGCTGAAGCAGTCCTTCTCCCGCTATTTCGATGCATCCCAGGTGGATGAGGTCATCGCCTGTTACCGTGAATACAACCACACCCATCATGATGAATTTGTTAAGCCGATCCCCCATGTTGCGGAAACATTGGAGTATTTAAAGGCTGAGGGGTATCCGCTTGCTGTCATGTCCAATAAGCTGCAGGATATCGTCCGCATGGGTCTGAAGCAGTATCAGCTGGAACAGTATTTTGAGGTAATTCTCGGCGGTGAGGATGTACAGCGTCCAAAGCCGGATCCGATTGGTATTCTGACAGCCTGTGAGCAGCTGCATGTTCCCCATGATGATGTGATTTATGTAGGGGATGCGCCTACGGATATTGAGGCATGTAAGAATATGGGAGCCTTTTCGGTAGCTTTTGTTTATGAAGACAGTAGAGCACAAGAGATGCGTTTACAGAAGCCTTGTGCTATCATTAAGGACATGAACGAACTGATTACGATCATAAAGGAGGATCACGAATGGAGCGACGTTACGATTTAATTATCATCGGTGCCGGACCTGCCGGCATGAGTGCAGCAATCTATGGAAGCAGAGCCGGGCTGAAAACGGCAATGCTGGAAATGGGTGCGCCTGGCGGTAAGCTGATCAAGACTGCAGAAATCAGTAATTGGCCGGGAATCATTGAAACAAATGGTGCCAAGCTTGCAAGTGATATGTTTGAGCACTCCACATCCTTTGGGGCGGAATATCTGTATGGCAATGTTATCCGTGTAGAGGATGGAGAATATAAAAAAATCATCTGTGAGGATGGTACGGAATATGAAGCAAGGGCGATTATTGTGGCTACTGGTACACAGGAACGTATGATGAATATCCCGGGCGAACTGGAAAATGTCGGACGCGGAGTATCTTATTGTGCGGTATGTGACGGCGCTTTCTTCCGCGACCAGGAGGTTGTGGTTATCGGCGGAGGTAACTCTGCACTGGAGGAAGCAAATTATCTGACACAGTTTGCCAGCAAGGTGAATATCATAATACGACGGGATGTATTCCGTGCCGACAGCATCGTACAAAATGCCATCAAGGACAATCCAAAAATCACAGTAGTGACAAAGCATGTCCCTGTACGCGTCGTGGATGACGGTATGCGGGTAACCGGTCTAGTCGTACGCAATGTGGATACGGATGTGGAAACAGAAATCAAAACACACGGTATTTTTCCGTACATCGGTCTGGATCCGGCTACCTCTTTTCTGGAAGGGCTTGGTATTCTGGATGAGCGCGGTTATATGGTTGTTGATGAGAACTGTGAAACAAAGGCAAAGGGCATCTATGGTGCCGGTGATGTGATTGCGAAGAAGCTGCGTCAGGTTGTTACGGCAACCAATGACGGAGCGATAGCGGCACAGCATGCATTCCATGAGATAAAGGGGATCTGATGAAGAATGGCAAAATACGTTTGCGATATTTGTAACTGGGAATATGATGAGGAAGTCGGGATACCGGATAAAGGTATTGCTCCGGGAACTAAATGGGAAGAACTGGCAGAGGATTTCAAGTGTCCTCTATGCGGGGCACCAAAGGATATGTTTACACAGTTATAAAGGAATGCGTATAAAAAAGCAGGATTCTGAAAGGCGATTTGTCCTTATAGAATCCTGCTTTTCTTTTATGATACATTCAAATAAAAGTTTATAAAGTAAGCCGATGTAAGCAGTGAATAGTTCTGACTCTTTTATAAAATTTGTACGCTGTCCTTTTCAATCAGCTGCGGCTTTAAACAGATATCCTGCTTTGGATGCTCTGGTTCATTGATTTGTGCCAGCAGTTCATCACAGGCAGTTTTTGCCAGCAGTGCAACATCCTGATCCACACTGGTGATTTCTGTTCCTAATGTAAACCTGTTTAAGGTATTATCATAGCTTATGATGGATATGTCCTGTGGGATGCGTATAGAATGCTCCTGGAAATAGCGCATGACACCAAGCGTCATCATATCATTACAAATAAAAGCTGCAGTGACATCCATTTTCATCAGCTTTTCGGCACAGGCATAGCCTCCCTGAAACCGATAGTTTCCATCGAGAATATAATCCTCACGAACCTCAAGCTGAAACTGCTGCATAGCTTTGCGATAGCCTGCAACACGGCTCGCTCCAGTTTTGCTCGTTGAGGAAATTCCGATGCATGCAATTTTTTTGTGGCCGCTTTCAACAAGCTTTTGTATGGCCATATAAGCACCTGTTTCGTTATCAAAATAAACCTTACTGCAATGCAGGTCGGGATACTGACGGTCAATCATCACATAGGGAATGGAAAGGGAGGAAAGCTTTTGTCGTATTCTATCATCCTGAAAGGACTCATTACTTACGGTAATTCCCAGCCCATCGACTCCTCTGGATACGAGAAGATCAATCAGCATACTGTCATCCTCCACATGATCGTTAGAATTTACGATCATCAGTGCATATCCCAGCTCCCGTAAATACTCCTCCATCCGCTTGCATAATGCAGAGAAGAACAGGTTTTCAATATCCGGGATGATGAGGCCCAGGATATTGGATTTTCTGGTGACCAGACTTCTCGCGGTCTGATTGACCTTATAATTATACTGCTTCGCAATAGTGCAGATGGTTTCCCGTGTTGCCTGTGATACACGGCAGGGACGATTATTCAGTACCAGGGATACGGTGCTGGCACTGACTCCCGCTTTCTTTGCGATGTCCTTAATGGTCACTTTCATAAGTTCCTCCTGCTTTGTAATTTTTAAAAAGGTAATTACCCTTCCTGATAATTACCTTTATTTTATCATAATCCTGCAGGGATTGCTGATGATTTTACAGGAACATCATCATAGATAAGACAAACATGGTAATGACTCCGGCAATCATTGGGACGGAAGTACGCTTTACAATATCAAGCGGATTGGCTTTGATGGTACCTGCAACAATAACGACCACAGCAGCAACCGGAGATACTGCGCGCATCAGGTTTCCACATAGTCCCATAGGGATAGAAACAGCAATCGCTGAGATACCGGCAGCCTCAGCCAGTGGTACCATTAACGGAACCATAGCATAGAACAATGCAGTTCCACTTCCGCTCAGTAATACGATCAAGATGGTCAGACCCATTAAAATCAGCGGCAGTACAAAGCCCATTCCAGATCCCTGAACACCCAGCATAGCTGTCTGCAATGCATTGATTAAGCCGATGGAGTTTAGACCGAGAACAAAGACACTTGCAGCAACCAAAAGCGCAACGATTGGCATGGAATTTCCCATTCCCTTAAAGAAATCCTCAGTTTGCTTCAATACCTTGCCGGTATCTCTTGTACGGATTATTTCACATACGATGGCGATCAGGAAAGAAAGCAGAGAAGCGACCTCAACGCTGATATCCACATTACTTCCAGTAACACTGCGGATGATATAAACCACAATCAGCAGCAGAATCGGGAAGATTGGAAGAAGCGTATATACGAAACGATACAAGCCGCCCTCCGGTATTGCCTTTCCTTGTTCGATCTCTACCGTATCTGCAATCGCAGTGGTATTTTTCTTATCCATGAATTTCTGCCAGAAGAAATGTACAACAGCCATGACTATCAAAGTAGGTACGGAAATCATTGCGTGATATTGAATGACATAA comes from the Erysipelotrichaceae bacterium 66202529 genome and includes:
- a CDS encoding DegV family EDD domain-containing protein, with the protein product MKIAFVTDSGTGKSVGELAKDGIYSVPLQVSCDNKNYQDLEELGIDEIYALMREGKMLSTSLPSLGKIEELFQNLKQQGYEMIFAVPICSGLSGTINAMEMIARQLGIVFDYVDCHVTAVVQEYMIKLAKQLHEAGKSIEQIKEVLTRIIHTTNTILLPNDLQHLKRGGRLTPLAATLGGLLKIKPILKINEETSGKIDVLDKVRTMHKAMDRVIEIMKNEHVDDSYLITVAHADDESEAEVYMDKLKQAFPNATHQIIKLVSVVGVHTGRGCQAVQYFKQIKE
- a CDS encoding sigma-70 family RNA polymerase sigma factor, encoding MKSEEEIQNAIELYADMVQKICVLHMKQRADAEDVFQTVFLKYAQSAPFRDREHEKAWLLKVTMNACRERFRGWFHKHVDLQTDVEACGSTLTTSAYLLDALNQLPPHYRDVLYLFYYEGYKVREISEIKGKKENTIHTWLKRGKEALREILGGELDDFR
- the uvrA gene encoding excinuclease ABC subunit UvrA, encoding MNHDYIDIKGARENNLKNIDIRIPRDKFVIMTGVSGSGKTSLAFDTVYAEGQRRYVESLSAYARQFLGNSEKPDVDSIEGLSPSISIDQKTTSNNPRSTVGTVTEIYDYLRLLYARIGVPYCPTHNEPITSQTIKQMVDRIMEIEDKTRLTILSPAVHGKKGTHKDLFEHLRKEGYIRVRVDGEMKLLEDVEALEKNKKHNIDVVVDRIVKGNDRSRLHDSLETALKLSDGLAVVTYNEEEILFSSNYSCKYCGFNIPKLEPRLFSFNAPFGACDHCKGLGITQKVDVDYLIPDRSKSIRQGGIIYYKNIVGTENLEWQRFKALLDYYKIDIDKPIKELKKSELDILLYGSKDLISYRLASRSGNVMKKTEFIEGVCTLIERRYMETSSTMSREWYATFLAEAPCPVCGGRRLNEQALSVRVGGINIYEWTTMSVKQAIEFMKTLELTQQQKDIAKLILKEISDRLGFLNNVGLGYLTLDRLAGSLSGGEAQRIRLATQIGSRLSGVLYVLDEPSIGLHQRDNDRLIDTLKNMRDLGNSLIVVEHDEDTMRASDYVIDIGPGAGIHGGHVVAAGTPEEVMANENSLTGQYLSGKRKIEIPAKRRKGNGKKLEIVGASENNLKNVNVKIPLGTLTVVTGVSGSGKSSLVNEVLSKGVMHALGRTRIRPGKHKRIKGIEHIDKLIDISQDPIGRTPRSNPATYTGVFDDIRDLYTQTPEAKMRGYEKGRFSFNVKGGRCEACQGDGILRISMHFLPDVYVPCEECGGKRYNEETLQVTYKGKNIYDVLEMSVEEAIDFFSNMHKIKHKLQTLKDVGLGYIKLGQSATSLSGGEAQRVKLASELQRKATGKTLFILDEPTTGLHTHDVKKLLEVLQRIVENGDTVIVIEHNLDVIKSADYIIDIGPEGGDEGGTIIASGTPEQIVKVENSYTGQYLKKVLEKG
- the hprK gene encoding HPr(Ser) kinase/phosphatase; this encodes MEEQNTVKVRTLVENFDFIQITGNDASLERPIVIADTNRPGLELAGYFENSQQKRLVILGDKEIAYISTMSVQKQRKSFDFITNDQTPAIIITKGHKCPDVLKRYGKRKNFPIFLSSSPTYRLIVDIVAFLDEQLATSMCIHGGLLSIYGKGVLIRGESGMGKSEIALELIKRGHLLVADDRVDCYRIHNKIVGKAPELLREMLEIRGIGVINVSRMFGVSSVLPKAEINFQVNLEPWKADQDYDRVGIEEKKHENILGIDIPKIVVPVREGRSMAVIIESAVTNYMLSVMGMDSAKEFEQRVLDYIEKNKNEQ
- a CDS encoding prolipoprotein diacylglyceryl transferase, producing MNFFPDFKTVLTIGSLQVTWYAVLILSGAFLAYFLSLRQFKKWGYKEEVFENFFLMMLPIAIIGARLYYVAFEWNTLYAADPIRIFYIWEGGLAIHGGVIAGTIFGWFYFHHYQYNGLRLLDVIFPNMMLAQAIGRWGNFMNQEAYGGVVNASFYDHFPSFIRDHMYIDGAFRQPTFLYESVGNLIGFFLITVVYKKYGRKKRGDLAFAYLAWYGMIRFFIEGMRTDSLMLGGLRIAQLVSLLGVLIGILGILGVWDRLFKNIYPFKKHKPAVIFDLDGTLVDTKELIYKSFEHTFAQYKPGYVLSEEEKQSFLGPTLKQSFSRYFDASQVDEVIACYREYNHTHHDEFVKPIPHVAETLEYLKAEGYPLAVMSNKLQDIVRMGLKQYQLEQYFEVILGGEDVQRPKPDPIGILTACEQLHVPHDDVIYVGDAPTDIEACKNMGAFSVAFVYEDSRAQEMRLQKPCAIIKDMNELITIIKEDHEWSDVTI
- the trxB gene encoding thioredoxin-disulfide reductase, producing MERRYDLIIIGAGPAGMSAAIYGSRAGLKTAMLEMGAPGGKLIKTAEISNWPGIIETNGAKLASDMFEHSTSFGAEYLYGNVIRVEDGEYKKIICEDGTEYEARAIIVATGTQERMMNIPGELENVGRGVSYCAVCDGAFFRDQEVVVIGGGNSALEEANYLTQFASKVNIIIRRDVFRADSIVQNAIKDNPKITVVTKHVPVRVVDDGMRVTGLVVRNVDTDVETEIKTHGIFPYIGLDPATSFLEGLGILDERGYMVVDENCETKAKGIYGAGDVIAKKLRQVVTATNDGAIAAQHAFHEIKGI
- a CDS encoding rubredoxin; translation: MAKYVCDICNWEYDEEVGIPDKGIAPGTKWEELAEDFKCPLCGAPKDMFTQL
- a CDS encoding substrate-binding domain-containing protein; the encoded protein is MKVTIKDIAKKAGVSASTVSLVLNNRPCRVSQATRETICTIAKQYNYKVNQTARSLVTRKSNILGLIIPDIENLFFSALCKRMEEYLRELGYALMIVNSNDHVEDDSMLIDLLVSRGVDGLGITVSNESFQDDRIRQKLSSLSIPYVMIDRQYPDLHCSKVYFDNETGAYMAIQKLVESGHKKIACIGISSTSKTGASRVAGYRKAMQQFQLEVREDYILDGNYRFQGGYACAEKLMKMDVTAAFICNDMMTLGVMRYFQEHSIRIPQDISIISYDNTLNRFTLGTEITSVDQDVALLAKTACDELLAQINEPEHPKQDICLKPQLIEKDSVQIL
- a CDS encoding TRAP transporter large permease subunit, whose product is MNDIIMYGSALIAVIIVVIMLIKKMDIKITLFAMGLVLMYIAIAMGNPIAIKEFESTGLTVLDPLKAVIDQFKSTLPAAGFIILILGGYSAYMTSIGANEVTVHTLTKPIKKIKSVYILVPLVFLIGNVLSLVIPSASNLAIILLATLYPVLRQAGMSPLTAAAVIATTATVMPTPLGGDNVAVATELAKYPAFAGMSVTDYVIQYHAMISVPTLIVMAVVHFFWQKFMDKKNTTAIADTVEIEQGKAIPEGGLYRFVYTLLPIFPILLLIVVYIIRSVTGSNVDISVEVASLLSFLIAIVCEIIRTRDTGKVLKQTEDFFKGMGNSMPIVALLVAASVFVLGLNSIGLINALQTAMLGVQGSGMGFVLPLILMGLTILIVLLSGSGTALFYAMVPLMVPLAEAAGISAIAVSIPMGLCGNLMRAVSPVAAVVVIVAGTIKANPLDIVKRTSVPMIAGVITMFVLSMMMFL